A portion of the Vreelandella subglaciescola genome contains these proteins:
- a CDS encoding CRISPR-associated helicase/endonuclease Cas3, which produces MSYFSYWGKAASDDGNAECHLLPYHSLDVAAVGWHLLAPEKRLTQQLAARLGLEPDALRKLLVFWLGIHDLGKFSRAFQGLFQPSRAELVPSANAPTYLERHDRLGAVLWQANWIEWLGCDTLQWPHGRLASKQRRQLGKTLTMLSTPFFGHHGKPVESGQCRAEQFFIHDESGNDVEAARHFIADWGRIVPPVWTVEQLSSSDWRDTLQALSWTIAGWATLSDWLGSSREYFTYCQEQMSLAEYWTLALKRAEAVLKGTGFARRPKALPYTGMASWFDSPQITPTPLQKATEELTLSDGPQLCILEDVTGAGKTEAACILTQRLLAAGHGEGLYFALPTMATSNAMYSRMGNLHRHFFTSDSAPSLVLSHGARDLNDEFMGSVEDAQPEDGEYAANDMTASSRCNRWLADSRKKALLADVGVGTIDQALMALLPFRHQSLRLYGLARKVLVVDEVHAYDHYMQGLLGQLLTYHARQGGSAILLTATLPLRMRDELLHAWQAGLGVEPQASQQYDFPLLTHTGSHGVTETALATRPEVARSVDIGWLTDEEQGVDAILEAVSRGECVAWVRNTVDDAIRAFEAIQQRHPDATRCLLFHSRFAMCDRQRIEADVIQRLGKHSTPDIRRGQVLISTQVFQESLDCDVDLMISDIAPIDLLIQRAGRLQRHARGPRREPLLQVLAPEWTDSPDAQWLQRALPGTQAVYRDTSLMWLTQRVLREAGALRMPDDARQLLESVYGAVIDLVPDALQDARFEQKGMQKMAASMANFNSLRLEDGYISGQQWQEEQEIGTRLIDEPTVNVVLLVRTAEGDLTLWASGEHHAAMLSQAKLRQSQAAKLAVLPTPYQQRWEALQEQHKALHYAQPWLVDADEACTYSPQWGVRLGD; this is translated from the coding sequence ATGTCGTATTTTTCTTATTGGGGAAAAGCCGCCTCTGACGACGGCAATGCGGAATGCCACTTACTGCCTTATCACAGCCTGGACGTAGCCGCCGTGGGCTGGCATTTGCTGGCACCGGAAAAAAGGTTGACCCAGCAGCTGGCTGCCCGGCTCGGGCTTGAGCCAGACGCATTGCGCAAGCTGTTGGTTTTCTGGCTGGGAATTCACGACCTGGGCAAGTTTTCCAGGGCATTCCAAGGGCTTTTTCAACCGTCTCGCGCTGAATTGGTGCCGTCAGCAAACGCTCCTACCTATCTCGAGCGACATGATCGTTTGGGTGCCGTGCTTTGGCAGGCAAACTGGATTGAATGGCTCGGGTGCGACACTTTGCAATGGCCGCACGGTAGGCTAGCCAGCAAGCAGAGGCGGCAGCTTGGTAAAACGCTAACCATGCTTTCCACCCCGTTTTTTGGCCACCACGGTAAGCCGGTGGAAAGCGGCCAGTGCCGAGCTGAGCAGTTTTTTATCCATGATGAATCCGGTAATGACGTCGAGGCCGCTCGGCATTTTATTGCCGACTGGGGGAGAATCGTCCCACCGGTTTGGACGGTAGAACAGCTGTCATCTTCTGACTGGCGCGACACGCTGCAAGCGTTAAGTTGGACCATTGCCGGCTGGGCCACGCTAAGTGACTGGCTCGGATCCAGTCGCGAATATTTCACGTACTGTCAGGAGCAAATGTCGCTAGCGGAATACTGGACGCTGGCGCTTAAGCGAGCTGAAGCGGTGCTGAAAGGAACGGGCTTTGCCCGCCGGCCCAAAGCCCTGCCGTATACCGGCATGGCGAGCTGGTTTGATAGTCCGCAGATAACGCCGACGCCCCTGCAAAAAGCGACAGAAGAGCTAACGCTTTCAGATGGGCCGCAGCTATGCATTCTTGAAGACGTGACCGGGGCCGGAAAAACCGAGGCAGCTTGCATACTCACCCAGCGGCTGCTGGCAGCGGGGCACGGCGAGGGCCTCTACTTCGCGCTACCTACCATGGCGACATCCAACGCCATGTACTCCCGAATGGGCAACCTTCATCGGCATTTCTTTACGTCGGATTCTGCACCCTCGCTGGTGCTGTCTCACGGCGCTCGGGATCTCAATGATGAGTTCATGGGCTCGGTGGAAGATGCCCAGCCCGAAGACGGCGAATATGCCGCCAACGATATGACTGCTTCCAGCCGGTGTAATCGCTGGCTTGCCGACTCGCGAAAAAAGGCTCTGTTGGCAGACGTGGGCGTGGGGACAATCGACCAGGCATTGATGGCGCTGCTGCCTTTCAGGCACCAGTCATTACGGCTCTACGGGCTGGCACGCAAGGTGCTGGTGGTGGATGAAGTCCACGCTTATGACCACTACATGCAGGGTCTTCTCGGCCAGCTTTTGACCTACCACGCCCGTCAGGGCGGCAGTGCCATTCTGCTAACCGCAACTTTGCCGCTACGTATGCGTGATGAGCTGCTTCACGCCTGGCAAGCGGGTCTGGGAGTGGAGCCCCAGGCCTCGCAGCAGTATGACTTTCCGTTGCTGACTCATACAGGTTCCCATGGCGTGACTGAAACGGCTTTGGCAACGCGGCCTGAAGTTGCCCGCTCTGTGGATATCGGCTGGTTAACCGACGAAGAGCAGGGCGTTGACGCCATACTTGAGGCGGTATCTAGAGGAGAGTGCGTCGCCTGGGTGCGTAATACCGTGGACGATGCCATTCGGGCCTTCGAAGCCATCCAACAACGCCACCCCGATGCCACGCGCTGTTTGCTTTTCCATAGCCGCTTTGCCATGTGCGACCGTCAGCGTATTGAAGCCGATGTTATCCAGCGTTTGGGCAAGCACTCCACACCCGATATCCGCCGCGGGCAGGTACTGATCAGTACCCAGGTTTTCCAGGAGTCGCTGGATTGCGACGTTGACCTGATGATCAGCGATATCGCCCCGATTGATTTGCTAATCCAGCGTGCCGGGCGTTTGCAGCGTCACGCACGGGGTCCCCGCAGAGAACCGCTATTACAGGTTTTGGCTCCTGAATGGACCGACTCGCCGGATGCTCAGTGGCTGCAGCGGGCACTTCCGGGGACCCAGGCGGTATACCGCGATACCTCTCTTATGTGGCTGACTCAGCGTGTCTTGCGCGAGGCTGGCGCCTTGCGGATGCCGGATGACGCGCGTCAGCTGTTGGAGAGTGTTTACGGGGCCGTGATTGACCTTGTGCCCGACGCGCTCCAGGACGCGCGTTTTGAGCAAAAAGGCATGCAGAAAATGGCTGCCTCCATGGCCAACTTCAACTCGCTCAGGCTGGAAGACGGCTACATCAGCGGCCAACAGTGGCAAGAGGAGCAGGAGATCGGCACGCGCTTGATTGACGAGCCGACGGTTAACGTCGTGCTGCTGGTGCGCACCGCTGAAGGCGACCTGACGCTTTGGGCTTCCGGTGAGCATCACGCCGCCATGCTGAGTCAAGCCAAGCTACGCCAGAGCCAAGCAGCCAAGTTGGCAGTACTACCGACGCCTTATCAACAGCGGTGGGAGGCACTACAGGAACAGCATAAAGCGCTGCACTACGCACAGCCGTGGCTTGTTGATGCCGATGAGGCTTGCACCTATAGCCCACAGTGGGGCGTGCGACTGGGTGACTGA
- the gloA gene encoding lactoylglutathione lyase, producing the protein MSFHGESHPGIAPTPVETQGFRFNHTMLRIKDPARALAFYSRVLGMQVMRRLDFDEMSFSLYFLAHVEESHAVPEDVAARTAWTFSQTGILELTHNWGTEDDADFAYHDGNAEPQGFGHICISVPNLEAAQAWFDAHDATFIKRADQGKMKDVIFIKDPDGYWIEVVQADRMAGKGD; encoded by the coding sequence ATGTCGTTTCACGGAGAATCGCATCCCGGGATCGCCCCCACGCCGGTTGAAACGCAAGGGTTCCGTTTCAACCACACCATGCTGAGGATCAAGGATCCCGCTCGCGCGCTGGCGTTTTATTCCCGGGTGCTGGGCATGCAGGTAATGCGCCGGCTGGATTTCGACGAGATGAGCTTCTCGCTGTATTTTCTCGCCCACGTCGAAGAGAGCCACGCCGTGCCCGAAGACGTGGCCGCGCGCACCGCATGGACGTTCAGCCAGACCGGCATTCTCGAGCTGACCCACAACTGGGGTACCGAAGACGATGCCGATTTTGCCTACCACGACGGCAACGCCGAACCTCAGGGCTTTGGCCATATCTGCATCAGCGTACCCAATCTGGAGGCGGCGCAGGCCTGGTTTGACGCCCACGACGCCACCTTCATCAAGCGTGCCGATCAGGGCAAGATGAAAGACGTCATCTTCATCAAGGACCCCGACGGCTATTGGATCGAGGTGGTGCAGGCCGACCGTATGGCCGGCAAGGGCGATTAA
- a CDS encoding DUF6164 family protein — MALLLFRLRHVTDEEAQEVRQLLDDRGFDTYETQAGMFRMGVDAIWLRNEHQREAAKAALADYQRERLAQARQEYADAVQRGEKPTQWRRFLAHPLQVTLVIVAVLLIALITLAPFISGINPG; from the coding sequence ATGGCGCTGCTGCTGTTTCGCCTGCGCCATGTCACCGACGAGGAAGCGCAGGAAGTGCGCCAACTGTTGGACGATCGCGGCTTCGACACTTACGAGACCCAAGCGGGCATGTTTCGCATGGGCGTGGATGCCATCTGGCTGCGCAACGAGCACCAGCGGGAGGCGGCCAAGGCGGCGCTGGCCGACTACCAGCGCGAACGCCTGGCACAAGCCAGGCAGGAATATGCCGATGCGGTTCAACGCGGCGAGAAACCGACGCAATGGCGCCGGTTTCTGGCACATCCGCTGCAGGTTACGCTGGTGATCGTGGCGGTGCTATTGATCGCGCTGATCACCCTGGCGCCGTTTATCAGCGGGATCAATCCCGGCTGA
- a CDS encoding metal ABC transporter ATP-binding protein: MAQAAKLRLHNLHLAQARRSVLEGLDGAFSSGAITALIGANGAGKSTLVQALMGELRPLSGKVECSVPKARRAWLPQQLALDLSFPMSVEELVMTGSWPSHGALKGYCAAHYRRGREIMTRLGISALAHRPLGELSGGQRQRALIGRTLMQEAELLLLDEPFANVDSETVDILIPIIRQMADDGATIIVVLHDMDHLKRLADAVLLLRDGHGHWLAPSEVAAPSYLSTGGRHAGSA; this comes from the coding sequence ATGGCTCAGGCGGCAAAACTCCGGCTACATAACCTGCATTTGGCTCAGGCGCGGCGCAGCGTGCTGGAGGGGCTTGACGGTGCTTTTTCCAGCGGCGCAATTACCGCGCTGATCGGCGCTAACGGGGCGGGCAAAAGCACGCTGGTACAGGCGCTGATGGGCGAGCTGCGACCGCTTTCCGGCAAGGTCGAATGCAGCGTTCCCAAGGCAAGGCGCGCCTGGTTGCCCCAGCAGCTGGCGCTGGATTTATCGTTTCCCATGAGCGTGGAAGAGCTGGTGATGACCGGCAGCTGGCCAAGCCACGGCGCGCTTAAAGGCTACTGCGCGGCGCACTACCGCCGCGGCCGCGAGATCATGACGCGGCTGGGGATTTCAGCGTTGGCGCATCGGCCGCTGGGCGAGCTTTCCGGCGGCCAGCGCCAGCGCGCCCTGATTGGCCGCACGCTGATGCAGGAAGCCGAACTTTTGCTGCTTGACGAGCCGTTTGCCAACGTCGATAGCGAGACGGTCGATATTTTGATTCCGATTATTCGCCAGATGGCCGACGACGGCGCCACGATTATCGTCGTGCTCCACGATATGGATCACCTCAAGCGCCTGGCCGATGCCGTCTTGCTGCTGCGCGATGGCCACGGCCACTGGCTGGCACCGAGCGAGGTGGCCGCGCCGTCGTATTTATCCACAGGAGGTCGCCATGCTGGATCTGCTTAA
- the casA gene encoding type I-E CRISPR-associated protein Cse1/CasA, which yields MNLLNDAHWLPCLLRNGQVEYRTPAAMADPDVINLACPRADFQAGAYQFLLGLLQTALPLADHDEWLDYLIEPPSVEALQQAFAPLESAFELDGDGPRFMQDFDPLDDVKETTVSALLIDAPGANGLKNNTDFFVKRGRVDAMCDACAALALFTMQVNGPAGGAGHLVGLRGGGPLTTLVMPESADASLWQRLWLNVLPMNRLIQQGQSWTSPHQEAPDLFFWMVDTLISHKKGTKVLPENVHPLHAYWSVPRRFRLLFEHEQCRCDLCGHDTERTVRQVKIKTYGANYDGPWLHPLTPYRRDPKKPAELPLSQKGQPGGLGYRHWPGLVLSDPEGSGALPAVVVMDYISNKQKLVDEERRWGEDVPALLKQMRLWISGYDLDKGKTRGWYSVEMPLMELPASSQDTLRAWIQQLTGLAQQVASATRNQIKAAWFKRPADAKGDMSQVDKQFLSATHDAFFHTVSRLAVVLQEEAEMGAMPSDIAQSWYLSLRRQAFAIFDDQALSGAQENMNWQRATGARRQLQGFLSGRSKGSKVVKDFISQHGFESTAKADKSSLTQGGAA from the coding sequence ATGAATCTGCTTAATGACGCTCACTGGCTGCCTTGCCTGTTGCGTAACGGCCAAGTGGAGTATCGCACGCCCGCGGCCATGGCTGATCCTGACGTGATCAACCTGGCCTGCCCCCGGGCAGATTTTCAGGCGGGGGCCTACCAGTTTTTATTGGGTCTGCTGCAAACGGCGTTGCCGCTTGCCGATCATGATGAGTGGCTGGACTACCTGATTGAACCGCCCAGCGTTGAGGCGTTACAGCAAGCCTTTGCACCGCTGGAAAGCGCATTTGAGCTGGACGGCGATGGCCCGCGCTTCATGCAAGATTTCGACCCGCTGGATGACGTAAAAGAAACTACCGTAAGCGCTCTGCTGATTGACGCGCCGGGTGCAAACGGGCTGAAAAATAACACGGATTTTTTCGTCAAACGCGGCCGTGTTGACGCGATGTGTGACGCCTGCGCGGCGCTGGCGCTATTTACCATGCAAGTGAACGGGCCGGCCGGCGGTGCTGGTCATCTGGTTGGGCTCAGGGGTGGCGGGCCGCTGACCACGCTGGTGATGCCCGAATCTGCCGACGCCAGCCTGTGGCAACGCCTGTGGCTCAACGTGCTTCCCATGAACAGGCTGATTCAGCAGGGACAAAGCTGGACGTCGCCGCACCAAGAGGCTCCCGATTTATTTTTCTGGATGGTGGATACGCTCATAAGCCATAAAAAAGGCACTAAAGTGTTGCCGGAAAACGTACATCCGCTGCATGCCTATTGGTCGGTACCCCGGCGTTTTCGATTGTTGTTTGAGCATGAGCAGTGCCGCTGTGATCTGTGCGGGCATGACACAGAGCGAACGGTCCGGCAGGTGAAAATCAAAACGTATGGCGCAAACTACGACGGCCCCTGGCTGCATCCGCTGACGCCGTACCGGCGTGACCCGAAAAAGCCGGCGGAACTACCGTTATCGCAGAAGGGCCAGCCCGGCGGGCTGGGCTACCGCCATTGGCCGGGGCTTGTCCTGAGCGACCCCGAAGGCAGCGGCGCACTGCCCGCTGTCGTGGTAATGGACTACATAAGCAATAAACAAAAGCTGGTGGATGAAGAGCGCCGTTGGGGTGAGGACGTACCGGCGCTGTTGAAACAGATGCGGCTATGGATCTCCGGTTACGACCTGGATAAGGGCAAGACGCGTGGCTGGTACAGCGTGGAAATGCCGCTGATGGAGCTGCCCGCGTCGAGCCAGGACACCCTGCGGGCATGGATTCAGCAGCTAACCGGGTTGGCGCAGCAGGTGGCCAGCGCCACGCGCAATCAGATCAAGGCCGCGTGGTTTAAGCGTCCTGCTGATGCTAAAGGGGATATGAGCCAGGTTGATAAGCAGTTTTTATCGGCCACCCATGACGCTTTTTTCCATACGGTGTCACGTTTGGCCGTCGTCTTGCAGGAAGAAGCAGAGATGGGCGCCATGCCATCGGATATTGCCCAGAGCTGGTATTTGTCTCTGCGCCGTCAGGCCTTTGCGATATTTGATGATCAGGCCCTGAGCGGTGCTCAGGAGAATATGAACTGGCAGCGCGCAACGGGCGCACGCCGCCAGCTACAAGGCTTTTTAAGCGGCCGCAGTAAAGGCAGTAAAGTCGTTAAAGACTTCATCAGTCAGCACGGCTTTGAGTCGACGGCCAAAGCAGACAAGTCATCGTTAACCCAAGGAGGTGCGGCATGA
- a CDS encoding metal ABC transporter permease — protein MLDLLNAWLIAPFDYGFMRRAVVGGLALSLAAPPLGVFLVLRGMSLIGDAMAHAILPGVALGFLVAGFSLPMMSLGGVLFGLAVALLAGAVSKMGGQREDAAMASFFIISLAAGVMLISLGGSSVDLTHVLFGSVLAINSTALVLIATISSAIVITLAVIFRALVVECLDPLFLRGQSRRSGWVHSVFLGLLVLNLTAGFQTLGTLMAVGLMMLPATSARFWSKRLEGLMGIAVVLAMLSSTGGLLLSFHLDLPSGPSIILLAGAGYFFSALFGRYHSLAARWRRKATPLVHD, from the coding sequence ATGCTGGATCTGCTTAACGCCTGGCTGATTGCGCCGTTCGACTACGGCTTTATGCGCCGCGCCGTGGTCGGCGGGCTGGCGCTTTCGTTGGCCGCCCCGCCGCTGGGGGTATTTCTGGTGCTGCGCGGCATGAGCCTGATTGGCGACGCCATGGCGCACGCCATTTTACCCGGCGTGGCGCTGGGCTTTTTGGTGGCGGGGTTTTCGCTGCCGATGATGAGCCTGGGCGGCGTGTTGTTTGGCCTGGCCGTGGCGCTGCTGGCCGGCGCGGTGTCGAAAATGGGCGGCCAGCGCGAGGACGCGGCCATGGCGAGCTTCTTTATTATCTCGCTCGCCGCCGGGGTGATGTTGATTTCGCTGGGCGGCAGCAGCGTCGATCTCACCCACGTGCTGTTCGGCTCGGTGCTGGCGATCAATTCAACGGCGCTGGTGCTGATTGCAACGATCAGCAGCGCGATTGTGATCACGCTGGCGGTGATTTTTCGCGCGCTGGTGGTGGAATGCCTCGACCCGCTGTTTTTGCGCGGCCAGAGCCGGCGCAGCGGCTGGGTGCACAGCGTGTTTCTGGGGCTTCTGGTGCTGAACCTGACCGCCGGCTTTCAAACGCTGGGCACGCTGATGGCGGTGGGCCTGATGATGCTGCCGGCCACGTCGGCACGCTTCTGGAGCAAGCGGCTGGAGGGGCTGATGGGGATCGCCGTAGTCCTGGCAATGCTGTCGAGCACCGGCGGGCTATTGCTCTCGTTCCATCTGGACTTGCCGTCCGGCCCGAGCATTATCCTGCTCGCCGGGGCGGGGTATTTTTTCTCGGCGCTGTTTGGCCGCTACCACAGCCTGGCCGCCCGCTGGCGGCGCAAGGCCACACCGCTGGTGCACGATTAA
- the casB gene encoding type I-E CRISPR-associated protein Cse2/CasB produces the protein MSEKPEADSSQERLIVGEQELKSLAALSLDEAVAVRRWWQRLALSPVELKQLTPQPGLPRGVRAALRRCDALDAVLLTQAFRELWHTLPSTTVESSFVDARLEQWSCIALVLAELRAETPGKALAARLGQQASTGKPIMSELRFQQILTCRTPEELVQRLRRALALAGRSEMSAVRLADVIALWWREHRGSLSARPTHRFGFILANDYFGAAAGYRHDDT, from the coding sequence ATGAGTGAAAAGCCCGAAGCCGATAGCTCACAAGAACGGCTCATTGTCGGGGAGCAGGAGCTCAAGTCGTTGGCGGCATTATCGCTAGATGAAGCCGTCGCTGTGCGCCGCTGGTGGCAGCGTCTGGCGCTTTCACCCGTGGAGCTCAAACAGCTGACGCCGCAGCCCGGCTTGCCGCGGGGCGTACGGGCAGCGCTGCGGCGCTGCGATGCGCTCGATGCAGTCCTGTTGACCCAGGCCTTTCGCGAGCTGTGGCATACATTGCCCAGCACCACGGTGGAGTCGTCGTTTGTTGATGCCCGGCTGGAACAGTGGAGCTGTATTGCGCTGGTGCTTGCCGAACTGCGTGCGGAAACCCCGGGTAAAGCGCTGGCCGCGCGCCTTGGGCAGCAGGCCTCGACCGGCAAGCCCATCATGAGCGAGCTGCGTTTTCAGCAAATTTTGACCTGCCGCACGCCAGAAGAGCTGGTGCAGCGGCTAAGGCGCGCGCTGGCGCTGGCCGGGCGAAGCGAAATGAGCGCAGTCAGGCTGGCCGATGTGATCGCCCTGTGGTGGCGTGAACATCGCGGGTCGTTATCCGCACGGCCCACCCACCGCTTTGGCTTCATTCTGGCCAACGACTACTTCGGCGCAGCGGCGGGCTATCGCCATGATGATACGTAG
- a CDS encoding metal ABC transporter solute-binding protein, Zn/Mn family, with the protein MRLSSVLRWATGTAFLLALPATITTAMAAERLQVVTSFSILADMVDNVGGEHVEVTSLIGADSDAHSYSPSPGDVRTLSHAGLVVFNGLRFEGWMERLLDTSGYKGTLVTATDGITPLMNDGHDHDAHHEHDHEEHHGHGHDGHDQGTADPHAWQDMTRARTYVTNIRDGLIAADSDHATDYRANAKHYLDELASADTEIRQLLSDVPADTAVITGHDSFGYFAGAYGLRFLAPEGLATTADPSAARMAELVDVIKQQRVQALFHENMTSPVAVTQLAEETDLSVAGTLYTGALAQKGEASSYIGMMRHNARVLHEALADD; encoded by the coding sequence ATGCGTTTATCTTCCGTTTTGCGCTGGGCAACCGGTACCGCTTTTCTGCTGGCATTACCCGCCACTATCACCACTGCGATGGCCGCCGAGCGCCTTCAGGTCGTCACCAGCTTTTCCATTCTGGCCGATATGGTCGACAACGTCGGTGGCGAGCACGTCGAGGTGACGTCGCTGATCGGTGCGGATAGCGATGCCCACAGCTATTCACCCAGCCCGGGCGATGTGCGCACGCTGTCTCACGCCGGATTGGTGGTGTTCAACGGCCTGCGCTTTGAAGGCTGGATGGAGCGACTGCTTGATACCAGCGGCTATAAAGGCACGCTGGTGACCGCGACCGACGGCATTACCCCGCTGATGAACGATGGCCACGATCATGATGCGCATCATGAGCATGATCACGAGGAGCACCACGGCCATGGACACGACGGTCACGATCAGGGCACGGCAGACCCCCACGCCTGGCAGGACATGACCCGCGCGCGCACTTACGTCACCAACATCCGCGACGGGCTGATCGCCGCCGACAGCGATCACGCCACCGACTACCGCGCCAATGCCAAACACTATCTGGATGAGCTGGCCAGCGCCGATACCGAGATCCGCCAGCTGCTGAGCGACGTACCCGCGGATACCGCGGTGATTACCGGCCACGACTCGTTTGGCTACTTTGCCGGTGCCTATGGCCTGCGCTTTCTGGCGCCCGAGGGGCTTGCCACCACGGCCGATCCCAGCGCCGCACGCATGGCCGAGCTTGTGGATGTCATCAAACAACAGCGTGTACAGGCCCTGTTTCACGAGAACATGACCAGCCCCGTGGCCGTTACCCAGCTGGCCGAAGAAACCGACCTGTCCGTGGCCGGCACGCTGTACACCGGGGCTTTGGCACAAAAGGGCGAGGCATCCAGCTACATCGGCATGATGCGCCATAATGCCCGGGTACTCCATGAGGCGCTGGCGGACGACTAA
- the thiM gene encoding hydroxyethylthiazole kinase produces the protein MTLSTPGRHLDALQQRTPLVHCITNFVAMNSSANILLAVGASPAMLHAREEVSEFVPLAGALSINIGTVSPDFAEAMLDATRAAHQTATPWVLDPVAVGATRYRQRLCAELLEHAPSLIRGNASEILCLNGIANPGRGVDSTASPDQARDAAVELARRQNCLVGVSGEVDLITDGERIVHISGGHALMPRITTLGCGLSATAAAFLAVADDSPSGRLTATTAAFGCFSLAGERAGAQAAGPGSFTAPFLDALYQLTPHDLDTHLVMETRNAL, from the coding sequence ATGACCTTATCCACACCCGGGCGCCACCTTGATGCCCTGCAACAGCGTACGCCGCTGGTCCACTGCATCACCAACTTTGTCGCCATGAACTCAAGCGCCAACATACTGCTGGCCGTTGGCGCCTCGCCGGCGATGCTTCACGCCCGCGAAGAAGTCAGCGAATTTGTGCCGCTGGCCGGCGCACTGTCGATCAACATCGGCACCGTTAGTCCCGATTTCGCCGAAGCGATGCTTGACGCCACGCGCGCCGCCCACCAGACCGCCACGCCCTGGGTACTCGACCCCGTGGCCGTGGGCGCAACCCGCTACCGCCAGCGTCTGTGCGCCGAGCTGCTCGAACACGCGCCCAGCCTGATTCGCGGCAATGCATCAGAGATTTTATGCCTGAATGGCATCGCCAACCCGGGCCGCGGGGTAGACAGCACCGCCAGCCCCGACCAAGCCCGCGACGCCGCCGTTGAGCTGGCCCGCCGCCAAAACTGCCTGGTGGGCGTCAGCGGTGAGGTTGATCTGATCACTGACGGCGAGCGCATCGTGCACATCAGCGGCGGGCACGCGCTGATGCCACGTATTACCACCCTGGGCTGCGGGTTAAGCGCCACCGCCGCGGCATTTCTGGCCGTCGCCGACGACTCCCCTTCAGGCCGGCTTACCGCAACGACCGCGGCCTTTGGCTGCTTTTCGCTGGCCGGCGAGCGCGCCGGTGCCCAGGCCGCAGGCCCCGGCAGTTTTACCGCGCCGTTCCTTGATGCGCTTTATCAACTTACCCCACACGACCTTGATACCCACCTCGTTATGGAGACCCGCAATGCACTTTGA
- the cas7e gene encoding type I-E CRISPR-associated protein Cas7/Cse4/CasC produces the protein MSHFIQLHLLTSYPPANLNRDDLGRPKTALMGGAKRLRVSSQSLKRTWRTSDIFEQALAGHVGTRTKRLGKEAYDQLIEQGVKQKTAAASAEKIAGVFGKLRTVGKGEPREFEIEQLVHVGPEEREAVGKLVATLAADGREPEAEELKLLRHTPAAADVALFGRMLAAVPTYNVDAACQVAHAITVHAAEVEDDYFTAVDDLNPGDEDRGAAHIGEAGFGAGLFYTYICIDRQQMVENLNDDQDLADKAIAALAEAAVKTSPKGKQNSFGSRAHASYVLAEKGSQQPRSLSMAYLRPVTGQDQSLDAIQRLEAQAQAFDNAYGSGADSRFIVSAEPAYSTTQLTGDAKQGSLDELLAFLHDQ, from the coding sequence ATGAGCCATTTTATCCAACTGCACCTGCTGACCTCTTACCCGCCGGCCAACCTGAATCGGGACGATCTGGGGCGGCCGAAAACCGCACTGATGGGCGGTGCTAAGCGTCTGCGCGTCTCGTCACAAAGCCTGAAGCGTACCTGGCGCACCTCGGATATTTTTGAGCAAGCGCTGGCCGGCCATGTGGGCACGCGCACTAAGCGGCTGGGCAAGGAGGCCTATGACCAGCTGATCGAACAGGGCGTTAAGCAAAAAACAGCGGCAGCCAGTGCAGAAAAAATCGCCGGTGTCTTCGGCAAGTTGCGCACAGTGGGCAAGGGCGAGCCACGCGAATTCGAGATTGAGCAGCTGGTACACGTCGGGCCGGAAGAGCGCGAAGCCGTCGGCAAACTGGTCGCCACCCTGGCGGCTGACGGCCGCGAGCCAGAGGCCGAAGAGCTGAAGCTGCTGCGCCACACGCCCGCTGCTGCGGATGTAGCCTTGTTTGGGCGCATGCTTGCCGCCGTACCGACGTATAACGTTGATGCCGCGTGCCAGGTGGCTCATGCGATTACCGTGCATGCCGCCGAAGTAGAAGACGATTATTTTACCGCTGTAGACGATTTGAATCCGGGGGATGAAGACCGTGGGGCGGCGCATATCGGCGAGGCCGGATTCGGTGCGGGCCTGTTTTATACCTATATCTGCATTGATCGCCAACAGATGGTCGAAAACTTGAATGATGATCAGGATCTTGCTGATAAAGCCATTGCGGCACTGGCAGAAGCCGCGGTGAAAACCTCACCCAAGGGCAAGCAGAACAGCTTTGGCTCGCGGGCACATGCGAGCTACGTACTGGCAGAGAAGGGCAGCCAACAGCCGCGCTCGCTGTCCATGGCGTATTTGCGCCCGGTCACCGGGCAGGACCAATCGCTGGACGCGATTCAGCGGCTTGAAGCTCAGGCCCAAGCGTTTGATAACGCCTACGGCAGCGGCGCTGACAGCCGCTTTATCGTGTCGGCGGAGCCTGCCTATAGCACCACCCAGCTGACCGGTGATGCGAAACAAGGCAGCCTTGATGAGCTGCTCGCTTTTTTGCACGACCAGTAG